From Posidoniimonas polymericola, a single genomic window includes:
- the ade gene encoding adenine deaminase — protein MADFEVSGQLVDIAERACRPVRVEVRDGRIAAIHPAPDAPATFLLPGFVDAHVHVESSMLVPTEFARAAVVHGTVATVSDPHEIGNVLGVAGVEYMLANAQQSPFKFYFGAPSCVPATPFETAGAAITVEQVERLLDDPRIVYLSEMMNFPGVLNGDPECLAKIEAAKKRGKPVDGHAPGLRGDEAARYVAAGMTTDHECFTKDEALDKLAAGCKISIREGSAARNFDALYTLIGEQPGMTMLCSDDKHPDELLVGHINKLVARAVAGGVDAYDALQAACVTPVQHYSLEVGQLRVGDPADFIEVESLTEVNVLRTWIDGRLVAEHGATTLPSPPVEVANKFETREITPGDLRLEAAGETVRVIAAEDGQLVTGCVESPAKVVDGAAVSDVGSDVLKMVVVNRYAEADPAVAFVKNFGLTRGAIASSVAHDSHNVIAVGVSDEDLAAAINLVMRDGGGLSAACSSDDQSLSQPLPVAGLMATGDCQSVGAAYGKLDAMVKTWGSPLRAPYMTLSFMALLVIPALKLSDKGLFDGGRFEFTDVFV, from the coding sequence ATGGCAGATTTTGAAGTCTCAGGCCAACTTGTCGACATCGCAGAGCGGGCCTGCCGACCGGTCCGCGTCGAAGTGCGCGACGGGCGGATCGCCGCCATCCATCCGGCGCCCGACGCCCCTGCAACGTTCCTGCTGCCCGGCTTCGTCGACGCGCACGTTCACGTCGAGAGCTCGATGCTAGTCCCCACCGAGTTCGCCCGGGCGGCGGTGGTGCACGGCACGGTCGCCACAGTGAGCGACCCGCACGAGATCGGCAACGTGCTCGGCGTCGCCGGGGTCGAGTACATGCTGGCGAACGCCCAGCAGTCGCCCTTCAAGTTCTACTTTGGCGCCCCGAGCTGCGTGCCGGCCACCCCTTTCGAGACCGCCGGCGCCGCCATCACCGTCGAGCAGGTCGAGCGGCTCCTCGACGACCCGCGGATCGTCTACCTCAGCGAGATGATGAACTTCCCCGGCGTGTTGAATGGCGACCCCGAGTGCCTGGCCAAGATCGAAGCCGCGAAGAAGCGCGGCAAGCCGGTCGACGGGCACGCCCCCGGCCTCCGGGGCGACGAGGCCGCCCGCTACGTGGCGGCCGGCATGACCACCGACCACGAGTGCTTCACCAAGGACGAGGCGCTCGACAAGCTGGCCGCCGGCTGCAAGATTTCGATCCGCGAGGGCTCCGCCGCCCGCAACTTCGACGCGCTCTACACGCTGATCGGCGAGCAACCGGGCATGACCATGCTCTGCAGCGACGACAAACACCCCGACGAACTGCTGGTTGGGCACATCAACAAGCTGGTCGCCCGCGCGGTGGCCGGCGGGGTCGACGCGTACGACGCCCTGCAGGCGGCGTGCGTCACCCCGGTGCAGCACTACAGCCTCGAGGTCGGTCAGCTGCGTGTCGGCGACCCGGCGGACTTCATCGAGGTCGAGTCGCTCACCGAAGTCAACGTGCTGCGGACCTGGATCGATGGGCGGCTGGTCGCCGAGCACGGCGCGACCACCCTGCCGAGCCCGCCGGTAGAAGTCGCCAACAAGTTTGAGACCCGGGAGATCACGCCCGGCGATCTTCGCCTCGAGGCGGCGGGCGAAACCGTCCGCGTCATCGCGGCCGAGGACGGCCAGCTGGTGACCGGCTGCGTCGAGTCGCCCGCCAAGGTGGTCGACGGCGCAGCGGTGTCCGACGTCGGGTCGGACGTGCTGAAGATGGTGGTCGTCAACCGCTACGCGGAGGCCGACCCGGCGGTGGCGTTTGTCAAGAACTTTGGCCTGACCCGGGGCGCGATCGCCTCGAGCGTGGCGCACGACTCGCACAACGTGATCGCGGTCGGGGTCTCCGACGAAGACCTGGCGGCGGCGATCAACCTGGTGATGCGCGACGGCGGCGGGCTGAGCGCCGCCTGCTCGTCGGACGACCAATCCTTGTCGCAGCCGCTGCCGGTGGCTGGCCTGATGGCGACCGGCGACTGCCAGAGCGTGGGGGCCGCCTACGGCAAGCTCGACGCGATGGTGAAGACGTGGGGCTCGCCGCTGCGGGCGCCGTACATGACGCTGTCGTTCATGGCGCTCTTGGTGATCCCGGCGCTGAAGCTCAGCGACAAG
- a CDS encoding DUF6666 family protein, translating to MRFRIALALLVLSTSVPSARAELVWQGAGQGAATEESSAATRSTARFQRPSVAQRAKRVTPQEPAQLPTREAAPLAKQSQAQAPTGSQGGAGYVSQASHTNRTAARVRQARVMQASEESVMAPRPNAPSVMSSGPVYETQEVYDPTIEMHSGMAYGADCGCGDPSCGFAEPGCGFVEPGCGCVDGCCEMPSCGYPTDDCCCGEVGCGGACCDAPCLGGCAERGAIPLCIYIPPIKEFTAFGGVHGFKGPLDEYRDHGNFGFHEGFNMGGKMAWIPWPGLGYQVGYQAVHSQLHGSSENPLYDGSHTQHFLTAGLFRRSKVGFQYGVVYDMLRDERIESTSFHQVRGQISVINPKCHEIGFSFAASSDSEQLDGTIGTVTTTRTYQPIDQYLGFWKYHSCGGGEFSLYGGGGGGYGIFGGEVFAPLNDSWSLQTGFTYLSPGGSSATDAQEEGWNLGMNLVWHYGCSAKRFYKSPWRPMFNVADNGSFFVDDVD from the coding sequence ATGCGTTTCCGAATCGCCTTAGCACTATTAGTACTCTCAACGAGCGTCCCCTCCGCGCGAGCCGAGCTCGTCTGGCAGGGCGCCGGCCAAGGCGCGGCGACCGAGGAATCCTCGGCCGCAACCCGCTCTACTGCACGCTTCCAGCGCCCTTCGGTCGCGCAGCGGGCGAAACGCGTCACCCCTCAAGAGCCGGCGCAGCTGCCGACCCGCGAGGCCGCTCCGCTGGCTAAGCAGAGCCAAGCTCAGGCGCCGACCGGCAGCCAGGGCGGCGCCGGGTACGTCTCGCAGGCGAGCCACACGAACCGCACCGCCGCACGTGTCCGACAGGCCCGTGTCATGCAGGCATCTGAGGAGAGCGTGATGGCTCCCCGGCCGAATGCCCCCAGCGTCATGTCCTCCGGCCCCGTCTACGAAACCCAAGAGGTCTACGACCCCACGATCGAGATGCACAGCGGCATGGCCTACGGGGCCGACTGTGGCTGTGGCGACCCGAGTTGTGGCTTCGCCGAGCCGGGCTGCGGCTTTGTTGAGCCCGGCTGCGGGTGTGTGGACGGCTGCTGCGAGATGCCGAGCTGTGGGTACCCCACGGACGACTGCTGCTGCGGCGAGGTCGGTTGCGGCGGCGCTTGCTGCGACGCCCCCTGCCTGGGCGGTTGCGCCGAGCGTGGCGCCATCCCGCTCTGCATCTACATCCCGCCGATCAAGGAGTTCACTGCGTTCGGTGGCGTGCACGGCTTCAAGGGCCCGCTCGACGAGTACCGCGACCACGGCAACTTCGGCTTCCACGAAGGCTTCAATATGGGCGGCAAGATGGCGTGGATCCCGTGGCCAGGCCTCGGCTACCAGGTCGGCTACCAGGCGGTGCACAGCCAGCTGCACGGCAGCTCGGAGAACCCGCTCTACGACGGCTCGCACACGCAGCACTTCCTGACCGCGGGCCTTTTCCGCCGCAGCAAGGTCGGCTTCCAGTACGGCGTCGTCTACGACATGCTGCGTGACGAGCGGATCGAGTCGACCAGCTTCCACCAGGTGCGTGGCCAGATCAGCGTGATCAACCCGAAGTGCCATGAGATCGGCTTCTCGTTCGCCGCGAGCAGCGACTCGGAGCAGCTCGACGGCACCATCGGCACGGTCACCACCACGCGGACCTACCAGCCGATCGACCAGTACCTCGGCTTCTGGAAGTACCACAGCTGCGGCGGAGGCGAGTTCAGCCTGTACGGCGGCGGTGGCGGTGGCTACGGCATCTTCGGCGGCGAGGTGTTCGCCCCGCTGAACGACAGCTGGTCGCTGCAGACCGGATTCACCTACCTGTCGCCCGGCGGCTCCTCGGCGACCGACGCCCAGGAAGAGGGCTGGAACCTCGGCATGAACCTGGTGTGGCACTACGGCTGCAGCGCGAAGCGGTTCTACAAGAGCCCCTGGCGACCAATGTTCAACGTCGCCGACAACGGCTCGTTCTTCGTCGACGACGTCGACTGA
- a CDS encoding dimethylarginine dimethylaminohydrolase family protein yields MGARILMCPPLFYGIEYEINPWMSTERQADHTLAGEQWDALRAALELAGASIEVMTPVKGLPDLVFTANAAMVYRRQAIVARFKHPQRQGETPLDRAWLEGDGFEVFDPPAELSFEGAGDALFCGDTLYAGYRMRSDAGGHQKIGEVLGVRVLPLELADPYYYHLDTCFCPLAEDQAIYFPGAFDEYGQKVLEANIGTLIPVAEDEARSFACNAVVVGKTVVTNAGCPKLHENLRAHGYTAIATPLGEFVKAGGSAKCLTLRLDGEEAAGWKHTE; encoded by the coding sequence ATGGGCGCCCGCATCCTCATGTGCCCGCCGCTGTTCTACGGCATCGAGTACGAGATCAACCCGTGGATGAGCACCGAGCGGCAGGCCGACCACACGCTGGCCGGCGAGCAGTGGGACGCGCTGCGGGCGGCGCTCGAGTTGGCCGGGGCATCGATCGAGGTGATGACGCCGGTCAAAGGGCTGCCCGACCTGGTGTTCACCGCCAATGCGGCGATGGTCTACCGGCGGCAGGCGATCGTGGCCCGGTTCAAGCACCCGCAGCGGCAGGGCGAGACGCCGCTCGACCGCGCCTGGCTCGAGGGCGATGGCTTTGAGGTGTTCGACCCGCCCGCGGAGCTGAGCTTCGAGGGCGCCGGCGATGCGCTGTTCTGTGGCGACACACTCTACGCCGGCTACCGCATGCGGAGCGACGCCGGCGGGCACCAGAAGATTGGAGAGGTGCTCGGCGTGCGGGTGCTGCCGCTGGAGCTAGCCGACCCGTACTACTACCACCTCGACACCTGCTTCTGCCCGTTGGCCGAGGACCAGGCGATCTACTTTCCCGGCGCGTTTGACGAGTACGGCCAGAAGGTGCTGGAGGCGAACATCGGCACGCTGATCCCGGTCGCCGAGGACGAGGCCCGGTCGTTCGCGTGCAACGCGGTGGTCGTCGGCAAGACGGTGGTGACCAACGCCGGCTGCCCAAAGCTGCACGAGAACCTCCGCGCGCACGGCTACACGGCGATCGCCACCCCGCTGGGCGAATTCGTTAAGGCGGGCGGCAGCGCGAAGTGCCTCACACTGCGGCTCGACGGCGAAGAGGCGGCCGGCTGGAAGCACACCGAGTGA
- a CDS encoding ornithine cyclodeaminase encodes MGDSSPHAAEATHVEEVEVAGHIIDSLILPKVLDTITTGGGTFKIKSIAIGQGRSDPSRALIEVRAATDEALQAILAAISDHGAVPVHSIDCQTEPVGQAGVLPEGFYSSTNQRTEVRLGGQWVEVADQEMDCGVVVGKDDRPRCVPMSEVNVGDKVIVGHAGVRVFPPDRGDAGEHAFAFMNSAVSTEKPKAGQVRQIAELLRDNQAGGGKTLIVGGPAIVHTGSGPLLSELIRGGYVHKLFAGNALATHDIEQAMFGTSLGVHLDDARIAEAGHEHHLRAINRIRRVGSIAAAVDQGLITSGVMHDCVKNNVEFLLAGSIRDDGPLPDVITDVLDAQRQMREAVRDVTFCLMIATTLHSIAVGNLLPAWVKVVCVDINPSTVIKLSDRGSFQTVGLVTDVEPFLRSLVEEVWKTSGQ; translated from the coding sequence ATGGGCGACTCCAGCCCCCACGCCGCCGAAGCGACCCACGTCGAAGAAGTCGAGGTCGCGGGCCACATCATCGACAGCCTGATTCTGCCCAAGGTGCTCGACACGATCACTACCGGCGGCGGGACGTTCAAGATCAAGTCAATCGCCATCGGCCAGGGGCGATCCGACCCCAGCCGGGCGCTGATCGAGGTCCGAGCGGCCACCGATGAAGCCCTGCAGGCGATCCTGGCCGCTATTTCCGACCACGGCGCCGTGCCGGTGCACAGCATCGACTGCCAGACCGAGCCGGTCGGGCAGGCCGGCGTGCTGCCCGAGGGGTTCTACTCGTCAACCAACCAGCGGACCGAGGTCCGGCTCGGCGGCCAGTGGGTCGAGGTCGCCGACCAGGAGATGGACTGCGGCGTGGTCGTCGGCAAGGACGACCGCCCGCGGTGCGTGCCGATGTCCGAAGTCAATGTTGGCGACAAGGTGATCGTCGGCCACGCCGGCGTGCGGGTCTTCCCGCCCGACCGGGGCGACGCCGGCGAGCACGCGTTCGCGTTCATGAACAGCGCCGTGTCGACCGAGAAACCGAAGGCTGGCCAGGTACGCCAGATCGCTGAGCTGCTGCGTGACAACCAAGCCGGCGGCGGCAAGACGCTGATCGTCGGCGGGCCAGCGATTGTGCACACCGGCAGCGGCCCGCTGCTGTCGGAGCTGATCCGCGGCGGCTACGTGCACAAGCTGTTCGCCGGCAACGCCCTGGCGACCCACGACATCGAGCAGGCGATGTTCGGCACCAGCCTCGGCGTGCACCTCGACGACGCCCGCATCGCCGAGGCGGGCCACGAGCACCACCTGCGGGCCATCAACCGGATCCGCCGGGTGGGCTCGATCGCCGCGGCCGTCGACCAGGGCCTGATCACCTCGGGAGTGATGCACGACTGCGTGAAGAACAACGTGGAGTTCCTGCTGGCCGGCAGCATCCGCGACGACGGCCCCCTGCCCGACGTCATCACTGACGTGCTCGACGCCCAGCGTCAGATGCGCGAAGCGGTCCGCGACGTCACGTTCTGCCTAATGATCGCCACCACGCTGCACTCGATCGCGGTCGGCAACCTGCTGCCGGCGTGGGTCAAAGTGGTGTGCGTCGACATCAACCCGTCGACCGTCATTAAGCTGAGCGACCGCGGCAGCTTCCAGACGGTCGGCCTGGTGACCGACGTCGAGCCGTTCTTGCGGTCGCTGGTCGAGGAAGTATGGAAAACGAGTGGGCAGTGA
- a CDS encoding PrkA family serine protein kinase, with translation MDNGRSIIELVAQRQDRDQFRRKNWVGTFEEYLNLVRENPQVTRTAYQRLYDMILSYGVETIETRREKHLHYKFFDDPDGDGHDAVFGLRRPLKDLVNALKSAANGYGIERRVLLLHGPVGSSKSTIARLLKKGLERYSATDAGALYTLGWVDEDEPDDPAKIQWCPMNEEPLHLIPTRFRADVEAQLNAGRGEDDYHVRVDGFLDPYCRFIYQQRLKHYDGDWTRLVQDIRVKRVILSEKDRVGIGTFQPKDEKNQDATELTGDINYRKIAEYGSDSDPRAFNFDGEFNIANRGIIEFVEVLKLDVAFLYDLLGASQEHRIKPKKFAQTDIDEVIIGHTNEPEYRRLQSNEFMEALRDRTVKIDVPYVTTLNNEIRIYEKDYNNQTVRGKHIAPHTIEMAAMWAVLTRLEEPKHAGLTRLQKMKLYNGKTLPGFTDENINELREQATTEGMIGISPRYVQDKLSNALVAHPESHSINPFMVLNELETGLKHHSLINNEETKQEYRDLLGVVKEEYTNIVKNEVQRAIAADEDALTRLCANYIDSVKAYTQREKVKNKFTGEYEEPDERLMRGIEEKIDIPDSRKDDFRREIMNYIGALSIDGKKFDFRSNERLHKALELKLFEDQKDSIKLTSLVSNVVDTDTQQKIDIVKGRLIRDFGYDDESATDVLQYVASIFARGDAKKED, from the coding sequence ATGGACAACGGACGCAGCATTATCGAACTAGTCGCCCAGCGGCAGGACCGAGACCAGTTCCGACGCAAGAACTGGGTCGGGACCTTCGAGGAGTACCTGAACCTGGTCAGGGAGAACCCGCAGGTCACGCGCACCGCGTACCAGCGGCTGTACGACATGATCTTGTCGTACGGGGTCGAGACCATCGAGACCCGCCGCGAGAAGCACCTGCACTACAAGTTCTTCGACGACCCCGACGGCGACGGCCACGACGCGGTGTTCGGGCTCCGCCGGCCGCTCAAGGACCTGGTCAACGCGCTCAAGAGCGCCGCCAACGGCTACGGCATCGAACGCCGCGTGCTGCTGCTGCACGGCCCGGTCGGCAGCAGCAAGAGCACGATCGCGCGGCTGCTGAAGAAGGGGCTCGAGCGGTACAGCGCCACCGACGCCGGCGCGCTGTACACCCTCGGCTGGGTCGACGAGGACGAGCCGGACGACCCGGCCAAGATCCAGTGGTGCCCGATGAACGAGGAGCCGCTGCACCTGATCCCGACCCGCTTCCGGGCCGATGTCGAGGCCCAGCTCAACGCCGGCCGCGGCGAGGACGACTACCACGTCCGGGTCGACGGTTTCCTCGACCCGTACTGCCGGTTCATCTACCAGCAGCGGCTGAAGCACTACGACGGCGACTGGACCCGACTGGTGCAGGACATCCGCGTCAAGCGGGTGATCCTCAGCGAGAAGGACCGCGTCGGGATCGGCACCTTCCAGCCGAAGGACGAGAAGAACCAGGACGCCACCGAGCTGACCGGCGACATCAACTACCGCAAGATCGCCGAGTACGGCAGCGACTCCGACCCGCGGGCGTTCAACTTCGACGGCGAGTTCAACATCGCCAACCGCGGCATCATCGAGTTTGTCGAGGTGCTGAAGCTCGACGTGGCGTTCCTGTACGACCTCTTGGGCGCCAGCCAGGAGCACCGCATCAAGCCGAAGAAGTTTGCCCAGACCGACATCGACGAGGTGATCATCGGCCACACCAACGAGCCGGAGTACCGCCGCCTGCAGAGCAACGAGTTTATGGAGGCCCTCCGCGACCGCACGGTGAAGATCGACGTGCCGTACGTCACGACCCTCAACAACGAGATCCGCATCTACGAGAAGGACTACAACAACCAGACCGTCCGCGGCAAGCACATCGCCCCGCACACGATCGAGATGGCGGCCATGTGGGCCGTGCTGACGCGGCTCGAGGAGCCGAAGCACGCGGGCCTGACCAGGCTGCAGAAGATGAAGCTCTACAACGGCAAGACCCTGCCCGGGTTCACCGACGAGAACATCAACGAGCTCCGCGAGCAGGCGACCACCGAGGGGATGATCGGCATCTCGCCGCGGTACGTGCAGGACAAGCTGTCCAACGCGTTGGTGGCCCACCCCGAGTCGCACAGCATCAACCCGTTTATGGTGCTCAACGAGCTCGAGACCGGCCTCAAGCACCACAGCCTGATCAACAACGAGGAGACCAAGCAGGAGTACCGCGACCTCCTCGGTGTGGTAAAGGAGGAGTACACCAATATCGTCAAGAACGAGGTCCAACGCGCCATCGCCGCCGACGAGGACGCCCTCACCCGGCTGTGCGCCAACTACATCGACAGCGTCAAGGCGTACACGCAGCGCGAGAAGGTGAAGAACAAGTTTACCGGCGAGTACGAGGAGCCGGACGAGCGGTTGATGCGAGGCATCGAAGAGAAGATCGACATCCCCGACTCCCGCAAGGACGACTTCCGCCGCGAGATCATGAACTACATCGGCGCGTTGTCGATCGACGGCAAGAAGTTCGACTTCCGCAGCAACGAACGCCTGCACAAGGCGCTCGAGCTGAAGCTGTTCGAGGACCAGAAGGACTCGATCAAGCTGACCAGCCTGGTGTCGAACGTCGTGGACACGGACACCCAGCAAAAGATCGACATCGTCAAGGGCCGCCTGATCCGCGATTTCGGCTACGACGACGAGTCCGCCACGGATGTGCTGCAGTACGTGGCCAGCATTTTCGCTCGGGGCGATGCGAAGAAGGAGGATTAG
- a CDS encoding DUF444 family protein encodes MPLDIERDQRRFKEIVRGRLRKNLRKYVTQGEMMGRKGKDLVSIPIPSLDVPRFKFGDNGAGGVGTGEGEEGQPVGKGGQPQGGPGEAGSDPGSEHFMEVDVSLDELAEILGDELELPRILPKGDASLQDEKSKYDSIRSTGPESLRHKKRTYLKALKRQISTGEYTPDDPRVVPIKSDKQYRSWSTIQHPEVNAVIIYVMDVSGSMTDDQKEIVRTEAFWIDTWLGSQYKGIEKRYIIHDAVAKEVDEHTFYHTRESGGTRISSAYKVCADLIEKDFPPADWNIYVFQFSDGDNWGEDNEKAFSELGDRILPHVNLYAYGQVESPYGSGEFLGRLKSRFGESHEAIVTSEIEDKDAIYESIKTFLGKGK; translated from the coding sequence ATGCCACTCGACATCGAACGTGACCAACGCCGCTTCAAGGAGATCGTCCGCGGTCGCCTGCGGAAGAATCTCCGCAAGTACGTCACGCAGGGCGAGATGATGGGCCGCAAGGGCAAGGACCTCGTGTCGATCCCGATCCCGTCGCTCGACGTGCCGCGGTTTAAGTTTGGCGACAACGGCGCCGGCGGCGTCGGCACGGGCGAGGGCGAGGAGGGCCAGCCGGTCGGCAAGGGGGGCCAGCCGCAGGGCGGGCCCGGCGAGGCCGGCAGCGACCCCGGCAGCGAGCACTTCATGGAGGTCGACGTCAGCCTCGACGAGCTGGCCGAGATCCTTGGCGACGAACTCGAGCTCCCCCGCATCCTGCCCAAGGGCGACGCCAGCCTGCAGGACGAGAAGTCCAAGTACGACAGCATCCGTTCGACCGGCCCCGAGTCGCTGCGTCACAAGAAGCGGACCTACCTCAAGGCGCTAAAGCGACAGATCTCGACCGGCGAGTACACTCCCGACGACCCGCGGGTGGTGCCGATCAAGTCGGACAAGCAGTATCGCAGCTGGAGCACCATCCAGCACCCCGAGGTCAATGCGGTGATCATCTACGTGATGGACGTCTCCGGCAGCATGACCGACGACCAGAAAGAGATCGTCCGCACCGAGGCGTTCTGGATCGACACCTGGCTCGGCAGCCAATACAAGGGGATCGAAAAGCGCTACATCATTCACGACGCCGTGGCCAAGGAGGTCGACGAGCACACCTTCTACCACACCCGGGAGTCCGGCGGCACACGGATCTCCAGCGCCTACAAGGTGTGCGCCGACCTGATCGAGAAGGACTTCCCGCCGGCCGACTGGAACATCTACGTGTTCCAGTTCTCCGACGGCGACAACTGGGGCGAGGACAACGAGAAGGCGTTCAGCGAGCTGGGCGACCGCATCCTGCCGCACGTGAACCTGTACGCTTACGGCCAGGTCGAGTCGCCCTACGGCAGCGGCGAGTTCCTCGGCCGCCTGAAGAGCCGCTTCGGCGAGAGCCACGAGGCGATCGTCACCAGCGAGATCGAGGACAAGGACGCGATCTACGAGTCGATCAAGACCTTCCTAGGTAAAGGGAAGTAA
- a CDS encoding SpoVR family protein, giving the protein MPISEIAPLPAELQEWQEKIEKLAAGHGLDFFPTIFEMVPADRLNEIAAKGGFPVRYPHWRFGMEYEKLGKGYHYGLQKIYELVINNDPCYAYLMASNELVDQKLVMAHVYGHCDFFKCNAWFGHTNRKMMDQMANHGARIRRYMDEVGVEPVEEFIDACLSIEDLIDIHSPFIKRRADRHDPGERKDAPPKPARFQSSEYLDPFVNPKAELRRDDTEDTPKPHKIPEHPERDVMLFLLERAPLNAWQADVLSIIRDEAYYFAPQGQTKIMNEGWASYWHSKMMTTQIASAAEIVQFADHHSGTVASSGGSLNPYKLGIELFRDIEDRWNRGAYGKEYEECDDHAERQDWDRQLGGGRDKIFEVRRVHNDLTFIDSFLTLDFVREHKLFKFGYNPGTEYYEIETRAFPQVKSQLLVNLTNLGRPHISVVDGNYKNRGELYLEHAYTGVELQMNYAQDTLQNLHRLWTRPVHIATVIDEVETIVSFDGKSVTVDQGDEVESEEDD; this is encoded by the coding sequence ATGCCCATCTCAGAAATAGCCCCGCTGCCTGCCGAGCTCCAGGAGTGGCAGGAGAAGATCGAGAAGCTGGCCGCCGGTCACGGGCTCGACTTCTTCCCCACCATTTTTGAGATGGTGCCGGCCGACCGGCTCAACGAGATCGCCGCCAAGGGGGGCTTCCCGGTGCGGTACCCGCACTGGCGGTTTGGGATGGAGTACGAGAAGCTCGGCAAGGGCTACCACTACGGCCTGCAGAAGATCTACGAGCTGGTCATCAACAACGACCCCTGCTACGCCTACCTGATGGCGAGCAACGAGCTGGTCGATCAAAAACTCGTCATGGCCCACGTGTACGGGCACTGCGACTTCTTTAAATGCAACGCGTGGTTCGGCCACACCAACCGCAAGATGATGGACCAGATGGCCAACCACGGCGCGCGGATCCGCCGCTACATGGACGAGGTCGGCGTCGAGCCGGTCGAGGAGTTTATCGACGCCTGCCTGAGCATCGAGGACCTGATCGACATCCACTCGCCGTTCATCAAGCGGCGGGCCGACCGGCATGATCCGGGCGAACGCAAGGACGCGCCGCCGAAGCCGGCGCGGTTCCAGAGCAGCGAGTACCTCGACCCGTTTGTGAACCCCAAGGCCGAGCTCCGCCGCGACGACACCGAGGACACCCCGAAGCCGCACAAGATCCCGGAGCACCCCGAGCGGGACGTGATGCTGTTCCTCTTGGAACGCGCGCCGCTCAACGCCTGGCAGGCGGACGTGCTGTCGATCATCCGCGACGAGGCGTACTACTTCGCGCCGCAGGGTCAGACCAAGATCATGAACGAGGGCTGGGCCAGCTACTGGCACAGCAAGATGATGACCACGCAGATCGCCAGCGCGGCGGAGATCGTGCAGTTCGCCGACCACCACTCCGGCACGGTGGCCTCGAGCGGCGGCTCGCTGAACCCGTACAAGCTTGGCATCGAGCTGTTCCGCGACATCGAGGACCGCTGGAACCGCGGCGCCTACGGCAAGGAGTACGAGGAGTGCGACGACCACGCCGAGCGGCAGGACTGGGACCGACAGCTCGGCGGCGGCCGCGACAAGATCTTCGAGGTCCGCCGCGTGCACAACGACCTCACCTTCATCGACTCGTTCCTGACGCTCGACTTCGTGCGGGAGCACAAGCTGTTCAAGTTTGGCTACAACCCGGGCACCGAGTACTATGAAATCGAGACCCGCGCCTTCCCCCAGGTGAAGAGCCAGCTGCTGGTCAACCTGACCAACCTCGGCCGCCCGCACATCTCGGTGGTCGACGGAAACTACAAGAACCGCGGCGAGTTGTACCTCGAGCACGCGTACACGGGCGTCGAGCTGCAGATGAACTACGCCCAGGACACGCTGCAGAACCTCCACCGCTTGTGGACCCGGCCGGTGCACATCGCCACCGTGATCGACGAGGTCGAGACCATCGTGTCGTTCGACGGCAAGTCGGTCACGGTCGATCAGGGCGACGAGGTCGAGAGCGAGGAGGATGATTGA
- a CDS encoding RDD family protein yields MSTDAPHEENFESELVEGDGPAVDTFGTTVPRHLAGLVDNVVAMMLSVVCAKALPNSMPLLQGVVVFAVYLVYFAFLELVFSTTPGKLMNGLVNRDFSGGRCSARQTMIRTLFRLLEVNPLLFGFLPAAASIIWSRNHQRFGDKVAGTVVVFR; encoded by the coding sequence ATGAGCACCGACGCGCCGCATGAGGAAAACTTCGAATCAGAGCTAGTCGAAGGAGACGGCCCCGCGGTCGACACCTTCGGGACCACAGTCCCGCGGCATCTAGCGGGCCTGGTCGACAACGTTGTGGCGATGATGTTGTCGGTGGTCTGCGCCAAGGCCTTGCCGAACTCGATGCCGCTCTTGCAAGGGGTGGTCGTCTTCGCTGTCTACCTTGTCTACTTTGCGTTTCTTGAGTTGGTGTTTAGCACGACGCCGGGCAAGTTAATGAACGGTCTAGTCAACCGTGACTTCAGCGGAGGTCGATGTTCCGCGCGGCAAACAATGATTCGAACGCTGTTCCGATTGCTGGAGGTGAACCCGCTCTTGTTTGGGTTTCTTCCTGCAGCCGCCAGCATCATCTGGTCGCGGAATCACCAGAGATTTGGTGACAAAGTGGCCGGGACTGTTGTCGTCTTTCGTTAG
- a CDS encoding type 1 glutamine amidotransferase domain-containing protein, translating into MDRPLENKRILSFVGDIYEDLELWYPKLRMIEAGAQVVVAGPEAGVTYAGKNGYPCQSDTSYHDVTAAEFDGLLVPGGFMPDKLRREAKVLELVREFDAAGKLIAAICHGGWIPISAGVYKGVRVTGSPGIKDDLVNAGAEWEDAACVVDGHHVSSRKPDDLPEFCRGMLAVLVDGGS; encoded by the coding sequence ATGGACCGCCCCCTCGAAAACAAACGCATCCTCTCCTTCGTCGGCGACATCTACGAAGACCTGGAGCTCTGGTACCCCAAGCTCCGCATGATCGAGGCCGGCGCCCAGGTCGTCGTGGCCGGCCCCGAGGCGGGCGTCACGTACGCCGGCAAGAACGGCTACCCCTGCCAGTCCGACACTTCGTACCACGACGTCACGGCGGCCGAGTTCGACGGCCTGCTGGTCCCCGGCGGGTTCATGCCCGACAAACTGCGGCGTGAGGCGAAGGTGCTCGAGCTGGTCCGCGAGTTCGACGCCGCCGGCAAGCTGATCGCCGCGATCTGCCACGGCGGCTGGATCCCGATCTCCGCGGGCGTGTACAAAGGGGTCCGCGTGACCGGCTCGCCCGGCATCAAGGACGACCTGGTGAACGCCGGCGCCGAGTGGGAGGACGCCGCCTGCGTCGTCGACGGCCACCACGTCAGCAGCCGCAAGCCGGACGACCTGCCGGAGTTCTGCCGCGGGATGCTGGCGGTGCTGGTAGACGGTGGTAGCTAA